AAGCCTCGTGCGAAGCCGGGCTTTCACCCTTGCTGAAATACAGTTCAAACAGCGCTACCTTCAGCGCATGCTGGCGGCCCTGCGTTTCTGCCCAATGCAGCAGGCGGTGTGCATCAAAGGTATTATAAATACGGCTGCGCGTCGCCATATTGAACTCAAAACCCAGCTCTGCACCACGGGCCCGTATCATTTCACGGTTCTTGGCGGTCTGCTCCTGACTCGCGCCGTATTTCTCTGCCAGATGTTCTGCAATGTCCTGCCCTTCCGGCACCATCTTGGGATTTAATTCAAAGGGCTGGAAGTGCAAATCCACTTTGGCATCATCACCTATCTGATCAATTGCTTTTTCCAGTGATTTGAGGCCAATGATGCACCAGGGGCATGACACGTCCGAAACGAAGTCGATTCTGATTTCTTTACTCATGATATTTCTTTCTGCTGTCAGGCCAGTGGACTGTAACAGCTATCCAATTGATGGCGCGTTAAACCAGGGGCTTGTGCACCGATATGCCAAGCTATATATGCACTTTACCAGTCAATTCAAGTGTCTGCTGCCGGATGCTATCGGACGCCACTGCGCCCACCGCCTGCAAATTGATACACATTAGTTTTCCTGGCAAATTCATATATATGCATTAAAAAACAGATAAGCCCACTTTTTTTATGCACATATGGCTATATCTATAAGCCTATGGGTCTGAGGATTACCGACCCCGGAGCAGGAATTTACGGAACCATAAGCGCAACGCTGAGTCATCCCCTGTAGTCTTCATTAGCCGTCTGCATTCCCCTCACCCACGCATTAGCCAAGGAAAAGAAATGACAGAAGATGAAATCCGCCGTAACGCCTTTGCAATGCCTTATTCGAATTCAGCCTTTCCACCCGGGCCCTACCGCTTTACCGACAGGGAATACCTGATCATCACCTACCGCACTGACCCTGATCTGCTGGAAAAAATCATCCCCGCCCCTTTGAAGCTGGCAGAACCTGTCGTCAAGTTTGAGTTCATCAATATGCCAGACTCCACAGGTTTTGGGCATTATTGTGAATCCGGCCAGGTCATCCCGGTGACATTTGATGGTGTGCATGGCGCTTATGTGCACAGCATGTATCTGAATGATCACCCACCAATTGCGGCTGGGCGTGAGCTGTGGGGTTTTCCTAAAAAACTGGGTGATCCTGAACTCCGGGTCCACAAAGACACCCTGGTTGGCACGCTGGACTATAGCGATTTCCGCATCGCCACTGGCACCATGGGTTTCAAGCACACGCAACTCGATCATGCCGCCGTCAAGGCAAGCATGGAAGTACCTAATTTCTTGTTAAAAATCATCCCCCATGTCGATGGCACACCGCGCATCTGCGAACTGGTGCAGTATCAGCTCACTGACATCACTATCAAAGGTGCCTGGGGTGGCCCGGGTGCGCTGGACCTACACCCACACGCGCTGGCCCCTGTCGCTGGTTTGCCAGTACTCGAAGTTTTATCTGCAGTGCATATCCTGTCTGACCTGACTTTACCTTACGGTACAGTCGCCCATGATTACCTCGCCCCCACCAGGAAATAAGCAAGTCATAACCAAATAAAGGAATTCACATGCTACTCAATAATAAAGTCGCCCTCATCACCGGTGCTGCCAGCGGCATAGGCAAAGAAATCGCCATAGAATACGCCAAGCAAGGCGCAAAAATCGTCATCGCCGACATGGCACTCGAAGCAGCACAAGCCACCGCTAAAGAAATCGAAGCGTCCGGCGGTACCGCCATGGCTGTGGCCATGAATGTGACTGACGAAACACAGGTCGATAAAGGCGTGGCTGATGCAGTGGCTGCCTACGGTAATATCGATATCCTGATCAGCAATGCAGGCATACAAATCATCAGCCCCCTGGTCGATCTGAGCCTGGATAACTGGAAAAAAATGCTCGCTATCCATCTGGATGGCGCATTCCTCACCACCCGCGCCTGCATGCGTTCCATGATCGCTGGCGGCAAAGGCGGCAGCGTGATCTACATGGGCTCCGTCCATTCGCACGAAGCATCCCCACTGAAAGCCCCCTACGTCACCGCCAAGCACGGCCTGATCGGTCTGGCAAAAACCGTTGCCAAAGAAGGCGCAAAAAACAATATCCGCGCCAACGTCATCTGCCCTGGCTTTGTCCGTACCCCACTGGTCGATAAACAAATCCCGGAACAGGCAAAAGAACTAGGCATCACAGAAGAAGAAGTCATCAAGAATGTGATGCTGAAAGAAACAGTCGATGGCGAATTCACGACCGTACAAGACGTCGCCCAAACCGCGCTATTCCTCGCGGCCTTTGGCACCAATGCATTGACTGGCCAATCCATTACGGTTAGTCATGGGTGGCATATGCAGTAAGGTGATTTGCTGAACGGCGCACCTGTGCGCTGTTCAGATGAGGTAACTGACTTTAAGGATTCCATACCGTACTGTCACACTTAAAAAGTGTGATCTATCCTTGTCTCATTTGCCTCAACAAATTTGATCAGTTCAGCTAAAACATCAGAACTTGGCTTTCCTCCTGAAAGCCGTAGAATGAGTGGATCAATTTCTGCATAATGAAAAGTGCCGCGTCTAGGATTAAAAAGTCCGATATGCGACCATTTTCTTCTCCCAGTATTTGCATCAAGTGCCAAGTAGGATATTAATTGCTTGATGTTGCTTCCTGATGCTCTCCGGGTAGTTGTCTTAACTTCTATTAATGCAGTTCCTATCCCTATATCACCTTCACAAGAGTTTAAAAACCCAGATCCACTAAATTTCGGGCAAAACTCTATATTTTCACTTTCTGGAAATGCGGCAAATAATGCATCATAGCGACTACATAATAGAAAGCCGTCAGCCATTTCCATTTCTGACAATGGCGCACTTACAATTGCTTGATTACCGTCATACCTTTGAATTAATTGAAACGCTAGCTTCTGAGCATCGGCAACGATAGGTGCCTGACACCAAGCATCCTGTATGCTTAGACCATTTTGATTTGCGAGTTGTGCAAGGCGAAAAGCGAATTCTGCAATGATATCAAGGCGCTTAGTACCAGGCTTAACCAGAATAGGA
This is a stretch of genomic DNA from Undibacterium sp. KW1. It encodes these proteins:
- a CDS encoding DsbA family oxidoreductase, with product MSKEIRIDFVSDVSCPWCIIGLKSLEKAIDQIGDDAKVDLHFQPFELNPKMVPEGQDIAEHLAEKYGASQEQTAKNREMIRARGAELGFEFNMATRSRIYNTFDAHRLLHWAETQGRQHALKVALFELYFSKGESPASHEALLRVAGEVGLDTAEAARILASDAYAAEVRETETFYHQQGINSVPAIIINERHLISGGQPPEVFERALRQIMTQE
- a CDS encoding acetoacetate decarboxylase, giving the protein MTEDEIRRNAFAMPYSNSAFPPGPYRFTDREYLIITYRTDPDLLEKIIPAPLKLAEPVVKFEFINMPDSTGFGHYCESGQVIPVTFDGVHGAYVHSMYLNDHPPIAAGRELWGFPKKLGDPELRVHKDTLVGTLDYSDFRIATGTMGFKHTQLDHAAVKASMEVPNFLLKIIPHVDGTPRICELVQYQLTDITIKGAWGGPGALDLHPHALAPVAGLPVLEVLSAVHILSDLTLPYGTVAHDYLAPTRK
- a CDS encoding 3-hydroxybutyrate dehydrogenase: MLLNNKVALITGAASGIGKEIAIEYAKQGAKIVIADMALEAAQATAKEIEASGGTAMAVAMNVTDETQVDKGVADAVAAYGNIDILISNAGIQIISPLVDLSLDNWKKMLAIHLDGAFLTTRACMRSMIAGGKGGSVIYMGSVHSHEASPLKAPYVTAKHGLIGLAKTVAKEGAKNNIRANVICPGFVRTPLVDKQIPEQAKELGITEEEVIKNVMLKETVDGEFTTVQDVAQTALFLAAFGTNALTGQSITVSHGWHMQ